The Chloroflexota bacterium DNA segment CACCTAAAGTCATTGCACTGGGTCTGCAACTCACTGATGCCTGGTATAACATGTACGGTGATGGTCCGCAAGTAATGGCTGGTGGCATTACCGAAGATCTGGCCGCTATGCAGGAAATCCTCTCCAATCCGGAATGGGAAGAACTGGAAGCCAAACTTCTAACATTTGTGGACAATTACCGGCGCCGCGTGGTAGAAACTACCGGTGGTTTTCAGCTCTAACTAAAAGTACACTCCTCTCCTTAGTTTCGTGCAGGGAGAAGGGGGCAGCCTGCTACTCTGCTGCCCCCTTCTCGGGTTTAGTTGTTTCGCTTTCCGCAGGTGAATCCCCCTTTTCGCTGTCTGAGACCCCTTTGGGTTCGTGTCGGGTCGAGGAAAGTGAGGGGCTTTGGCGGTAGTCTGTGGTGTAAAACCCTGAACCTTTGAAAATGATGCCCACCGGCTGAATGAGACGATGTACTGGTCCGGCGCATTCTGGGCATGTTTTTAAGGGCTCCTCTTTTATACTTTGCCATCGTTCAAACCGGATACCGCAAGTCTCACATTGATACTCGTAAATCGGCATCGCACATCACCTCACATTGCACATCAGATTGGACATAAGAAGTGACATTCGCAGTGAGCGGATGTCACTTCGCAAAAATTTTAACACAATTCGTGTTAGTTGGCAAGTGAACTTGTTATGCGCGGTACGCTATTGTGGACGACTGTGCCTAACAGGGTCTCCGTTCGCCCTGCACCTCTTTACCAACGCCCGGCTTAGGCAGGCCCACTCGTCGAGGGATAAATCTTCAGCCCGATGGGTGGGGTTGATCCCACAATTGTTCAGGAGTTTCACCACCTGCTCCGTCGTTAGGCCGAGCCCCCGGGCCAGCGAGTTGCGCAGTTGCTTTCTTCGCTGGCCGAATCCTGCACGTACTATATCGAAAAAGATCCCAGGTTCAGGCACGTCATAAGGTGGGGTTTCGTAGAGATCCAGGCGTACTAAAGCCGAATCTACCTCTGGAGGCGGGTAAAAGGAATGTCGGGAGATGTGCGCTATGATTTTGGGTCGGGCGTAAAACTGCACGCTCACAGCCAATAGACTCATATCGCCAGGCTTGGCGATGATGCGCTCAGCCACCTCGCGTTGTAGCATCACCACCATGCGTGTCGGTTTCTGTTCTGATTCGAGAAAATGACGCAGGGTGGGTGAGGTAATGTAATAGGGGAGATTGGCAACCACTTTGTAGTAGGGTGGCGACTCTGGTGCCAGGAGGGCTACAGGGGAGATGCTCAGGACATCGGCGTGAACGAGTTTGACATTCGTTAAGTCGGAGAGGCGGTGTTCCAGAATGGGAATGAGCCTCCGATCCACTTCTACTGCCACTACGCGTCTCGCTCGTTCTGCCAGTGCTCGTGTGAGCACACCAAAACCAGCGCCTACCTCGATAATGGTATCGTCGGGCGAGATCTCCGCAGCAGCCAGAATCCGTGGCAAGAGCCTTTCATCGCGCAAGAAATTTTGGCCTAATGCCTTATCGGGTCTGAATCCGAATTCAGTGAACAGGGCTCGGAGGCTCTTGCTAAGACCTCCCACGCGCGCGCTCCTGTGGATAGTCTGGCAGAATGTACGGGATCTCGTTTGGTGGCGGGACAGGTTCCAATAGGTACACGTCTACCCAGCGATACCAGAGTTTGAGGTTTTGTTCATCATAACACAAGTCAATGCGCCTGCCTTTGATTGCACCACCAGTATCGGCTGCTGTGCCGAAGCCATAGCCCGGCACATACATTTTTGTGCGCAACCGGATGACTGTCGGATCTACGGCGATGACGCCCTGCCTAGCCTGCCAACCCAATCGCGTGATGCCATAGGCGGGGTGATCAGGGGACTTACCCGAAGTGGCGGCTGTGTACGAGGTTGCTAAGACGCGGAGATGTCGCCAGTAGCGTATAGTACCAGCCGGTGTTTGTAGATCGCGTAGGACAATTTTCGTGCCGTAAGCGATGATGCGCGGGGTTGGAGGCACCTCCACCCATTCTTCTTCCTGTACTCGTGCGGTTTCCACGCCGTCTGCGTAGGTGATGCGGATGCGGCGTTTCTTTACGCCCTCTGCTCCTGGCTGGTCCACCCGACGCTGATCGAGTTCTAGGTTAGGGTCTGGTTTCCATACCGTTTGGTAAGCGATAGGTTCCGCTTCCACGATCCAGTCTTCCATCACCCGCGTCACACGGATAGTCATGTCATTGGTTACTTCAGTGTCGAGACTGACATCGGTGTAATCCTTGCCTCTCAGGGTAACACCTTCTTCTTGCAGCACGTCACTGACAGTGCTGTCCAAGGTGCGGGTACGGATTTCTCGTCCATCCACGAGGATGGACACGGGCTTGGACCTTTTGATGTAAACGCGCAAATCCGCCGTGAGAGGTGTTTCTGGTCCCGGGTTGATTTGATCGCCCAAATAAAGGGGCACTTTCTGTTCAAGCAAGGCTTCGCCTACTGAGCGGGCTGTGCTGAGGACGGTCGTTGGCAAGCCCTCATCGATGATTGTGATGGGCACAGCGCGCTGTATGGCGATGCGCACTGGCGGCGGGCTGGTGGCTACGGGGGTGCCTCGCGAGCCACGAGTAGCAACAGTTCTCGTCGTCCGTGCGAGAGTCTCGTTGCCAAGCGCAGTGCTAAGTTCGGTGGCCTGACCATTGAGGAGAACCCGATCGCGAGAGTTCAGCGGTATGTCTAACTCTCTCAGTAACTCACCGACTGTTCGGCTATGCGTCCGGTGCTGGATGCAGTCGCCGTCGGTCTCTACTGTGACTGGCAAAGCCAGGCGAATGTGGATCGTGGCACCAGGGCGAACAGAGGCCCCCAAGGGAGGATACACCAAATCCACCGGCGCAACCTCAATCCCTATCTCGCGCAGGACGGCTCCTACAGTGGTCTGATGCGTCCGCACGGTGATAGGCTGCTCATCGAGGAAGATGGTAACCCGGTGGCTGCCCGCTACGTAGTTTCGTATCAGCGCCATGGATATTGCAAGGATGAGCAGCAAAGTTAGGAACCCTGAGTTTAACCGGGTCTTTTGGTAGATCGCACTGTTGTGTTGTCGGAGTGCCTGGGTATCGGTTACCAAATAGGCCTCTCGTTATTCATGTCGTTCTGATACATAATGTGCTGCTGCTTCGCCTGCCACATAGCCGGTCGAAAAGGCTGCCTGGAGATTATAGCCCCCGGTATCAGCGTCTATGTCTATCACCTCACCGCAGAAAAACAACCCTTCTACCAGGCGCGAAGCCATGGTACGTGGATCAATTTCCCTCGTGTCCACGCCCCCTGCTGTGACAATGGCTTCGGCGATGGGTCGGGTGCCCACCACTTTCAGGCGGAAATCCTTAAGCAGACGGTGCAATCGTGCGCGCTCTTCAGCAGTTATTTGGTTCCCCGGCTTGTCCTCGGGTATGCGCGTCAGATCAACGAAGATATCCACCATCTTGCCGGGCAGCAAATCCCGGAGGAGATTATGATATCGTCGTTTACCGTTACGTTCCAAGCCGCGTCGCAGTCGCTCGTCCAATTCTTCATCATCCAGCGCTGGTTTCAGGTCTATAGACAGTTCCGCTTTTCCCCGGCTTAAAGACTCATTTGCTCGCTTGCTCAGCGTCAAGATAATAGGGCCCGAAACGCCGAAATGGGTGAAAAGCATCTCGCCGAATTCGCTGGCCAACGGAGTGCCGTCCAGTAGCAAGGTAGCACGAACATGGCGCAGACTTAATCCCTGCAATTTCGGCGCAATATCGTCCTCAGTTTCCAGGGGCACCAACGCAGGGCGGATGGGTACAATGTGATGTCCGACCGACCCTGCCAGCCGATAACCATCACCCGTGGAGCCGGTCGCCGGATAAGAGGCGCCGCCAGTAGCGATAACGACCGCCTTCCCTCGGATACATTCACTCCTCGCCATCACGCCACAGAGTCGTCCGTCTTCGATGAGCAGCCGATCTACACGGCTTTTGTAACGAATTTGCACCCCGTTTTCCCGGACGTACTGCGCCAGCACATCGGCTACCTGGTGGGCATCGTTCGAGGCAGGGAAAACCCGCCCGCCACGTTCGGTAACGGTGGGCACGCCACGCCGTTCGAAAAAGGTAACCAAGTCACGAGGAGTGAACCGGGAAAGTGCACCGTACAGGAAACGGCCATTCGGGCCAAAATGAGAGACGAAGTTGTCAATGTCAGTATCGTTGGTCAGATTGCAGCGGCCTTTTCCAGTAAGGCGGAGCTTGTTCCCCAGACGAGCCATCTTTTCCAGGAGAACTGTGTCGGCACCACACTCTGCGGCTCGTCCAGCGGCTATCATTCCCGAGGCTCCGCCGCCAACAACGATCACTCGTCTCAAGTTTGTCCCCCACGCCAAGCAAAAAGACGCGAGTTGTGTATAGCCCACACCCCGCGTTTTGCCGTTCGATGGTCGTGCACCCCCTGTCGTTTCGGACCCACCGGCTTGCTCAGGTCAGCCTGCTCCAACCAGGCGCCCCTGCGGCACCCGAAGATGACCACTTACCGCTGCTTCCTCCCGGACCTGACGGGGTTTGTGGGTCTCCGCCGCGCAGGACCCAGTTTTCATCGCCACTTGACCCGAACAGTCCCAGCAAATCACGACCCTCGAGAGGGAATTCGACCCCGCTATAGCGGATTGCGGGTACAGGGCACCGCTAGCTCCCCGTCTAGCACGACCAGTGAAATGTTACCGGAGGAGGGAACTTTTGTCAAACCCACTCGGATTGCGCTGTGAAACGATCATCGGTGATAACGTCATTTAGGAACAGGCTACCGCCTCTTCAACGTGGTTGCTGTGGAGAGTCATCCGCCAGGGAATGGGCGTTCGCCGATTCGATCCACAGGAGCAAACATCTTGTGCGCTTTTGTAACAAACAGGTGAGTTTTGACAGAGCAAGGGCGATAACATATACTGTGGCCCCAGGAACAGAATACAAGTGGGCAAATGAACTATGCAAGGCTTCGAAGGAGACGTTATGGCTTTTCCAAGATCGAGTGGCATTTTGCTTCACCCAACCTCGCTCCCAGGACGGTTCGGCATAGGAGATTTGGGGCCTGAGGCTTATCGCTTTGTGGATTTCCTGGTCGAGGCCTATCAGCAATTGTGGCAGGTACTGCCCTTAGGTCCAACGGGGTACGGAGATTCACCCTATCAGTGCTTTTCCGCTTTCGCTGGTAATCCCCTACTCGTCAGCCCAGAGATGCTAGTCGAGGATGGCTTGCTCTCTCCATCTGATTTGGATGCTGCACCCTCGTTCCCCGAGGACGAAGTAGATTACGGCCTAGTTATCGAATTCAAGACGTCTCTTCTGAGGAAGTCTTTTGAGAAGTTCGAAACCCAAGCCCCTCAGGTTCTGAAGGAGGATTTCAGCACCTTTTGCCAGCAGAATAGTTTCTGGCTTGAGGACTTTACCCTCTTCATGTCTCTCAAGGATGCACATGGTGGGGCTGCTTGGGTCACTTGGGCTTCGGACATTGCTTCTCGCCAACCAGAGGCCGTGAGTCGCTGGACCCAACACCTTGCCGATTCTATCCGCGCTCACAAATACTTCCAGTGGCTGTTCTTCAGGCAGTGGTGGGCCCTCAAAAAGTACGCAAATGAACGCGGCGTCCGGATCATTGGTGATGTCCCGATCTTTGTGGCCCATGATAGTGCCGATGTTTGGGCGCATCCTGAATTGTTCTACTTGGACGAACAAGGCAACCCCACAGTAGTAGCCGGTGTTCCGCCAGATTATTTCAGTGCTACCGGGCAATTGTGGGGCAACCCACTCTATCGTTGGGATGTGATGGCCCAGGATGGATATGCCTGGTGGATCGAACGTGTGCGAGCCACGCTTTCCGTAGTGGATATCATCCGATTAGACCATTTCCGTGGCTTTGAGGCCTATTGGGAGGTGCCGGGCACGGAAGACACTGCTATTCATGGCCGCTGGGTGAAAGGGCCTGGGGCAGCGCTTTTTGAGGCAATCCAAAAGTCGCTTGGCCAGTTGCCAATCATCGCTGAGGATCTGGGCGTGATCACGCCGCCGGTGGTGGCCCTGCGAGAGAGATTTGGCTTCCCGGGGATGAAAATTCTCCAGTTCGCATTCGCTACGGGTGTGGCCAAAATGGATAAGCCTTACTCATACCCTCGCAACTGCGTGGTTTACACTGGCACACATGACAACGACACGGCAATAGGTTGGTTCACTGGTTCTAGTACTCCTGAGGAAAGAGAAAACGCCTTGAAATACCTGGGCACCGATGGTCGTGAATTCCATTGGGACCTCATTCGCCTGGCATTGAGTTCCGTCGCCGATGTGGCGATCATTCCGTTGCAGGATGTGCTGGGTCTGGGTACAGAGGCGCGAATGAACTACCCCAGCCGTGCTAGCGGTAACTGGCGGTGGCGTTTTCGCCACCAGATGCTGACAGATGAAATTAGGCACCGATTAAAGGAAATGACGGAGATATACGGTCGGGCGCCGGCTGCAGGAAAAGAATCCCTCCCAGCGCAAGGTATCAGCTGAGACCCCTCGTACCGTCTTCGTCTTGTTTGAGAAAGCATGCCCGATTTTTGTCCCAGGGCCAAGGCCCGATCCTTTGGCCCACTCTCTGGGTGATTACATATCGCTCCGCCCTGAAGATGCTGGCTCTCGTGGTCCAGGTGCAAGCGCCGGTCTTGTTTGACCATTGCCTTCTTCTCCGCTAAAATACTTCCACTATTTCAACTCAGATGTGAGTCTCATGTTCGATAATCTTTCACGCAGACTGCAAGATATTTTGCGCAATCTCTCCCGAAAGGGCCGATTAACCGAAGCCGATGTGGACGCGGTTCTTCGCGAGGTGCGGCTTGCCCTTTTGGAGGCCGACGTCAATTTCAGGGTGGTCAAAGAATTCGTCGCCCGTGTCCGCGAAAGAGCCATCGGTGCTGATATATTGCATAGTCTTACTCCCGCCCAACAGGTGGTCAAGATCGTCCATGAGGAGATGGTAAGCATGTTGGGTGCACCAGGCAGGCTCAACCTCTCCGGTCGACCGCCCCACGTGGTCATGCTTGTGGGTTTGCAGGGCTCGGGCAAGACTACCACTGCGGCCAAATTGGCTCTTGCCTTGCGTAAGTCGGGACAGCGACCGCTGCTTGTAGCTGCCGATCCACGTCGTCCTGCTGCGGTTACACAACTTCAAGTGTTAGGGCAGGTCCTTGATATCCCAGTGCATACAGAGAGTGTGGAGATAGACCCGGCCGAGACTTGTGCCAGGGCGGTAGAGCACGCCCGACAGTCAGCCCATAGCGTTGTCCTCTTGGACACTGGTGGGCGACTGCATATTGATGACGCGCTGATGGAAGAACTCGTGCGTATCAAGCAGCGCGTCTCGCCCGTGGAAGTAGTACTGGTTGCGGATGCCATGACTGGCCAAGATGCAGTGCGAGTAGCGGATGATTTCAACAAGCGTGTGGGCCTGACGGGCCTTATTCTCACGAAAGTGGATGGGGATGCCCGTGGTGGTGCGGCCCTCTCCATGCGCGCGGTCACCGGCGTGCCCATCAAATACTTAGGAGTGGGCGAGAAGACCGATGCGCTGGAACCTTTCCAACCTGACCGACTGGCCTCGCGCATCTTAGGCATGGGGGACATGCTTACACTCATTGAACGCGCCGAGGCTGCCTTCGATGAGGAACAGGCCCGCAGATTGCAGGAGAAACTCGCCACCGCCGATTTCGACTTGGAGGACTTCCGCGAGCAACTGCGCCAAGTCAAGCAGATGGGGCCGCTGCACCAAGTTTTGGAGATGATCCCAGGCTTTACCCAAATGAGCCGTGAGTTGCCCCAACATGTGACAGACCAGCAAATGAGACGCATCGAGGCCATCATCAACTCTATGACGCCAGAGGAGCGGAGAAATCCACGCATCATAGGAGGCAGTCGAAAGAAGCGCATTGCCCGGGGTAGTGGCACCACGATACAGGATGTAAACCAATTGCTGGGGCAGTTTCGCCAAATGCAACGCTTGATGAAGCAGATTCGCGACGGTCGCAGCCGCGGCTTTCTATCCCTATTCAGATGAGTTCAGTGAGTAATACATCCACCATCATGGTTTGCATTTACTACTCCATCTATTTTGAGGAGGTACGCTAACTTGTTAAAGATCCGTCTGAGAAGAACGGGACTCAAGAAACAGCCTAGTTACCGCATAGTTGTGGCAGATTCGCGGTCTCCACGTGATGGAAGATTCTTGGAGATCGTCGGCCATTACAATCCGCGTACTGAGCCACCGTCTTTCGACCTGGATGCCGAGCGCATCCGGTACTGGCTCTCTCAAGGGGCCCAACCCACCGATACAGTAGCCCGCCTTCTGGACAAGGAGGGACTACTGACTCGGAAGCAAAAGATGGCTGCTCCTAAAGCCGCAAAGGCCGATAACGTACCGACGGAGGGCGAGAAGGAGCCTTCGTGATGGAAGAGGATCGCATGAGGGCCCTCATCGAGTATATAGCCCGCTCTCTGGTTGACTACCCTGACGCCGTCCATGTGGAGCGGATATCCGGTACCCACACTACTATCTACGAACTGCGCGTTGCTCCGGAGGACATGGGCCGCGTGATTGGCAAGCAAGGCCGAGTGGTGAACGCCATGCGTACGCTGGTGCGTGTGGCTGGCTCGCGTGAAGGGAAGCGCGCGACGCTTGAAGTCGTCTAGGTTCGACGCTACAGGACTAGCATGATGTCGCATGGCGGGTCGGGTTGTTCCTGAATATTTGGTCATCGGCCGAGTAGTGGCTCCCTGGGGGAGGAGCGGCGAGATCAAAGTGGCCCTGGAGACCGACTTTCCTCACCGTTTTGCGCTGCTTCGCGAGGTGTTCGTTGGCCCAGACCGAACACCCCGGGCATTGCTTTCCAGCCGCCTACACCAAGGTCACGTCATTCTTCGATTGGCTGGCTGCGACGATCGCAATGCCGCAGAGGGATTGCGAGGTCTAGAGATACTGATCCCCATTTCGCAGGCCATGCCGTTGGAGGAGGGGCAATACTATCTGCACCAGATATTCGATTTGCATGTGTACGACGAATCTGAGTGCTATCTAGGCCAAGTTATGGAGATATTGGTGACCGGCAGCAACGACGTCTATGTGGTGCGAGATGGCGAGCGAGAACTCCTTATACCCGCCCTTGCTGACGTGATTCTCCGTGTGGATCTGGAACAAGGCCGCATGATTGTCCGTCTGCCGAAAGGGTTGGACGAACTGTGAACGAGAACACCCGCTACTGGGTGGGCTTCAATATCGTGCCTGGTATCGGCCCTGTCAAAGTCCGTGCTTTGGTAGAGCACTTCGGCAGCGTGAAAGCAGCCTGGCATGCTGATAGTGCTGCACTGCAGGGCAGCGGGCTTGACCGACGCGCTCTGGAAAACTTTCTTGCTGCCCGCTCTAGCATTTCATTAGACGAGGAAATGGAGCGCATCCGCGAGCAGGGGGTGACCATCATCACATGGGATGACCCAGATTATCCACGCCTTTTGCGCGAGATTTACGCCCCACCACCGGTGCTTTACGTGAAGGGCTCGCTGACCCCCGCCGACGAATACGCTGTCGCGATTGTCGGTACGCGGCGTGCCACGCACTACGGCCGAGAGGTCACATCTCGCCTGGCAGGCGGCTTGGCTGCCAACGGAGTTACTGTGGTTAGCGGTCTGGCGCGCGGGATCGATGCCATAGCCCACCGTGCCGCTCTGGACGCTGGTGGACGAACGATCGCCATCTTAGGTTGCGGGATAGACATCGTCTACCCACCCGAACACGCTCGCCTCGCACAGGAGATTATCGCCAACGGCGCACTGATTACTGATTACCCGTTGGGCACAAAGCCCGATGCAGGTAACTTTCCCGCTCGCAACCGCATTATCAGTGGACTATGTCTGGGCACCCTCGTCACTGAAGCGGATGAGCAAAGTGGAGCCCTGATTACTGCGCGCTACGCCTTAGAACAGGGACGCGAAGTCTTTGCCGTGCCGGGCAGCATCCTGACAAGAAGCAGTGCGGGCACCAACCGCCTGATACAGGCTGGCGAAGCCAAGTTGGTTCACGATGTACAGGATATCCTGGAAGAACTTAACCTCACTATGATCGTAGAGCAGACTGAAGTGCGTGAAATAGCGCCCAGCAGCGAAAAGGAAGCGCGTTTGCTCCAGCACCTTTCTGACGAGCCAGTCCACATCGATGATTTGGGTCGCGTTAGTGGGCTACCGATTGTGGAAGTGAGCAGCACCTTAGCATTGATGGAACTCAAAGGTCTGGTGCGCCGTGTCAGTGGGATGAACTATGTTCTGGCACGCGAAAGTCGCGTGGATTATGTGATTGATTGAGACGCTGGGGATTTTCAATGGTGCAGAACGAAAGTTTGTATGCTGCAGTCCTGGCGGGTGGCGGAGGCACTAGGCTATGGCCCCGTAGCCGGCAACGATTGCCGAAACATCTGCTTAGCCTGGTGGGTGAGATGCCTCTGTTGAATCAGACCCTCGAGCGCATCCGGCCGCTCGTTGCACCAGAACGCACGTTTGTAGTCACGGTAGCAGACCATGCGGATCTGGTGCGTGAGCAAGTCAGCACTCTACCATCCCAGAATATCATCGTTGAACCCGAAGGACACGGTACTGCGCCCTGCATTGGGTTGGCTGCGTTGCACATCCACCGCCGCAATCCAGAGGCAACGATGATCTCGCTCCATGCAGACCATACAATTGCCGACGCAGAGAATTTCCGCCGCATCCTAACGGCTACTATCCCCATCGCCCAACAAGGATATTTGGTTACCCTCGGCATCAAGCCCAGTTATCCAGAGACAGGCTACGGTTATATTCAGCAGGGGGAACACATCGCGAATGTAGATGGGCATCCGATTTACAGGGTAGAACGCTTTACTGAAAAGCCACGTCTGGAGATTGCCCGCGAATTCTTACGTCGAGGCAATTATTACTGGAATAGCGGCATCTTCGTCTGGAAAGTTTCGACCATTTTGGAACAGATGAGTCT contains these protein-coding regions:
- a CDS encoding zinc ribbon domain-containing protein encodes the protein MPIYEYQCETCGIRFERWQSIKEEPLKTCPECAGPVHRLIQPVGIIFKGSGFYTTDYRQSPSLSSTRHEPKGVSDSEKGDSPAESETTKPEKGAAE
- the rsmA gene encoding ribosomal RNA small subunit methyltransferase A — protein: MGGLSKSLRALFTEFGFRPDKALGQNFLRDERLLPRILAAAEISPDDTIIEVGAGFGVLTRALAERARRVVAVEVDRRLIPILEHRLSDLTNVKLVHADVLSISPVALLAPESPPYYKVVANLPYYITSPTLRHFLESEQKPTRMVVMLQREVAERIIAKPGDMSLLAVSVQFYARPKIIAHISRHSFYPPPEVDSALVRLDLYETPPYDVPEPGIFFDIVRAGFGQRRKQLRNSLARGLGLTTEQVVKLLNNCGINPTHRAEDLSLDEWACLSRALVKRCRANGDPVRHSRPQ
- a CDS encoding DUF348 domain-containing protein, which encodes MVTDTQALRQHNSAIYQKTRLNSGFLTLLLILAISMALIRNYVAGSHRVTIFLDEQPITVRTHQTTVGAVLREIGIEVAPVDLVYPPLGASVRPGATIHIRLALPVTVETDGDCIQHRTHSRTVGELLRELDIPLNSRDRVLLNGQATELSTALGNETLARTTRTVATRGSRGTPVATSPPPVRIAIQRAVPITIIDEGLPTTVLSTARSVGEALLEQKVPLYLGDQINPGPETPLTADLRVYIKRSKPVSILVDGREIRTRTLDSTVSDVLQEEGVTLRGKDYTDVSLDTEVTNDMTIRVTRVMEDWIVEAEPIAYQTVWKPDPNLELDQRRVDQPGAEGVKKRRIRITYADGVETARVQEEEWVEVPPTPRIIAYGTKIVLRDLQTPAGTIRYWRHLRVLATSYTAATSGKSPDHPAYGITRLGWQARQGVIAVDPTVIRLRTKMYVPGYGFGTAADTGGAIKGRRIDLCYDEQNLKLWYRWVDVYLLEPVPPPNEIPYILPDYPQERARGRS
- a CDS encoding NAD(P)/FAD-dependent oxidoreductase — its product is MRRVIVVGGGASGMIAAGRAAECGADTVLLEKMARLGNKLRLTGKGRCNLTNDTDIDNFVSHFGPNGRFLYGALSRFTPRDLVTFFERRGVPTVTERGGRVFPASNDAHQVADVLAQYVRENGVQIRYKSRVDRLLIEDGRLCGVMARSECIRGKAVVIATGGASYPATGSTGDGYRLAGSVGHHIVPIRPALVPLETEDDIAPKLQGLSLRHVRATLLLDGTPLASEFGEMLFTHFGVSGPIILTLSKRANESLSRGKAELSIDLKPALDDEELDERLRRGLERNGKRRYHNLLRDLLPGKMVDIFVDLTRIPEDKPGNQITAEERARLHRLLKDFRLKVVGTRPIAEAIVTAGGVDTREIDPRTMASRLVEGLFFCGEVIDIDADTGGYNLQAAFSTGYVAGEAAAHYVSERHE
- the malQ gene encoding 4-alpha-glucanotransferase gives rise to the protein MAFPRSSGILLHPTSLPGRFGIGDLGPEAYRFVDFLVEAYQQLWQVLPLGPTGYGDSPYQCFSAFAGNPLLVSPEMLVEDGLLSPSDLDAAPSFPEDEVDYGLVIEFKTSLLRKSFEKFETQAPQVLKEDFSTFCQQNSFWLEDFTLFMSLKDAHGGAAWVTWASDIASRQPEAVSRWTQHLADSIRAHKYFQWLFFRQWWALKKYANERGVRIIGDVPIFVAHDSADVWAHPELFYLDEQGNPTVVAGVPPDYFSATGQLWGNPLYRWDVMAQDGYAWWIERVRATLSVVDIIRLDHFRGFEAYWEVPGTEDTAIHGRWVKGPGAALFEAIQKSLGQLPIIAEDLGVITPPVVALRERFGFPGMKILQFAFATGVAKMDKPYSYPRNCVVYTGTHDNDTAIGWFTGSSTPEERENALKYLGTDGREFHWDLIRLALSSVADVAIIPLQDVLGLGTEARMNYPSRASGNWRWRFRHQMLTDEIRHRLKEMTEIYGRAPAAGKESLPAQGIS
- the ffh gene encoding signal recognition particle protein, coding for MFDNLSRRLQDILRNLSRKGRLTEADVDAVLREVRLALLEADVNFRVVKEFVARVRERAIGADILHSLTPAQQVVKIVHEEMVSMLGAPGRLNLSGRPPHVVMLVGLQGSGKTTTAAKLALALRKSGQRPLLVAADPRRPAAVTQLQVLGQVLDIPVHTESVEIDPAETCARAVEHARQSAHSVVLLDTGGRLHIDDALMEELVRIKQRVSPVEVVLVADAMTGQDAVRVADDFNKRVGLTGLILTKVDGDARGGAALSMRAVTGVPIKYLGVGEKTDALEPFQPDRLASRILGMGDMLTLIERAEAAFDEEQARRLQEKLATADFDLEDFREQLRQVKQMGPLHQVLEMIPGFTQMSRELPQHVTDQQMRRIEAIINSMTPEERRNPRIIGGSRKKRIARGSGTTIQDVNQLLGQFRQMQRLMKQIRDGRSRGFLSLFR
- the rpsP gene encoding 30S ribosomal protein S16; amino-acid sequence: MLKIRLRRTGLKKQPSYRIVVADSRSPRDGRFLEIVGHYNPRTEPPSFDLDAERIRYWLSQGAQPTDTVARLLDKEGLLTRKQKMAAPKAAKADNVPTEGEKEPS
- a CDS encoding KH domain-containing protein → MRALIEYIARSLVDYPDAVHVERISGTHTTIYELRVAPEDMGRVIGKQGRVVNAMRTLVRVAGSREGKRATLEVV
- the rimM gene encoding 16S rRNA processing protein RimM, with amino-acid sequence MAGRVVPEYLVIGRVVAPWGRSGEIKVALETDFPHRFALLREVFVGPDRTPRALLSSRLHQGHVILRLAGCDDRNAAEGLRGLEILIPISQAMPLEEGQYYLHQIFDLHVYDESECYLGQVMEILVTGSNDVYVVRDGERELLIPALADVILRVDLEQGRMIVRLPKGLDEL
- the dprA gene encoding DNA-protecting protein DprA, which codes for MNENTRYWVGFNIVPGIGPVKVRALVEHFGSVKAAWHADSAALQGSGLDRRALENFLAARSSISLDEEMERIREQGVTIITWDDPDYPRLLREIYAPPPVLYVKGSLTPADEYAVAIVGTRRATHYGREVTSRLAGGLAANGVTVVSGLARGIDAIAHRAALDAGGRTIAILGCGIDIVYPPEHARLAQEIIANGALITDYPLGTKPDAGNFPARNRIISGLCLGTLVTEADEQSGALITARYALEQGREVFAVPGSILTRSSAGTNRLIQAGEAKLVHDVQDILEELNLTMIVEQTEVREIAPSSEKEARLLQHLSDEPVHIDDLGRVSGLPIVEVSSTLALMELKGLVRRVSGMNYVLARESRVDYVID
- a CDS encoding NTP transferase domain-containing protein, translating into MVQNESLYAAVLAGGGGTRLWPRSRQRLPKHLLSLVGEMPLLNQTLERIRPLVAPERTFVVTVADHADLVREQVSTLPSQNIIVEPEGHGTAPCIGLAALHIHRRNPEATMISLHADHTIADAENFRRILTATIPIAQQGYLVTLGIKPSYPETGYGYIQQGEHIANVDGHPIYRVERFTEKPRLEIAREFLRRGNYYWNSGIFVWKVSTILEQMSLLLPDLYAQLMEIQAVLGTPQEDDVLRSTWQKVRDMTIDVGIMERAADVAVIPAAIQWNDVGSWSSLAELLPNDAQGNVIQGEHIGLDTENCLIYGSERLIATIGLHNLIIVDAGDVLLICPKERAQDVKRIVDQLKATGKEEYL